In Mycoplasma sp. OR1901, the following are encoded in one genomic region:
- a CDS encoding glycoside hydrolase family 2 TIM barrel-domain containing protein yields MKKYKSLIILGSLVSFASIATVVSCFGQNGNKSTDKNDEQESKDSKQNKETESKNVDFINEFLKNKSISDFTEISKKPEILSELKDVNLNFNNVEIVNYDYVNNKVTAKFTFEDLLSKKTFDFGGEISGFKDINFDNEIQDLEQKDDIKADKNDQRVININSNWKFAKTSDVDSVDVKKTNFDDSQMLSVNLPHDWSIYNDFSPNISNEWGALEGGTAWYRKELEVKPEWKDKEIEIHFGGVYMESEVYVNGQYISTYPAGYQEFNYNIGKYLDYSKGAKNVVTVKVTNKSASSRWYSGSGIYRDVVLKVTDKLHLNTYGTQIINNDFDVNNLSNVTSKAIYTISNDDSKTRTFSIKKTVYKFGDDKTELFSNITENIDINPNTSLSVETEFNVNNVELWDVKNPNLYVLKTELIENVGGKEVVVDQETQRYGYRKIDWTSNDGFSLNGKWLKFHGVSMHHDQGALGAVANYDAIYRQMRIMKEMGVNAIRSTHNPADQKLVQIAEELGLLFIDEAFDTWYGGKKTNDYHRFFEQQALHPDAKQGETWAEFDVKQMVRSKINSPAIIMWSIGNEIAEGTQSKGVTVASNLVKWIKEVDKTRYVTWGSDRYRYGNGQDANIAAASNKLDVVGMNYSEANAPTLHNIHPNWKIYGSETSSAVRSRGVWYAPNSYDNETHSNGYYGKQQSDYGNNRVGWGKTATESWKFDRDNKWYAGQFIWTGFDYIGEPTPWWGQTGNDKPKSSYFGIVDTAGFPKNDYYLYQSQWLDVKEHPMVKIAPHLNFDKEQMRGLVINQDGTLDLRVYSNAKKVVLKADGKEIATKEFQTLQTNYTDEKGNPVSYQQGANANELYLKFPIKYDEFKNKVITAEAYDSENNLVATDTIQKASTPVRIQLKPEKNIILANGDSLSYVQVTIVDENGIEDPNANNLINFTIEGQGEIVGVDNGNALSRERYKAYADGTWKRQLFNGKALVIVKSTNKAGEITLSANSENLESGETNILTVETLPNSDNIIPLALDKSKLTVNLFEQPDLSQVNIILSNGQKVNENITWDTTSFDNNNTGQYVVKATYKNVQFDLKVEVIDLSTLYRPTKTYLSYIKGEKLALPDTVLVLNNQNELEHKDVVWNISNLKVDKLEVGDEIEINGYLADNEQIFVKAYLNVLPTTTNEVNTVKSNNNTVEMVYVGTKLLENFDNDTKEYSGESEYKNGYPLINFIPTDKNTKTEQLFIDIDEFNREYIAIITAQDGSQNIIKYKHHLTLSEYNDAHLNIQPIVEGRGRYAKIELKLHDGSIVPQEELSNIQIKAVDPEDNKYFSSKTNEVYASLAKNSILVYAEFVYKGQKVKTQTTNLMILKSSQSTNVESYSTYNLNVLRGEEINLPNYVEKVYQSDKFPRREIVEWENIPNSNSLGIYQVKGTLLDSKETVYATVSVYDYVKVEPITVKTIKGFEPYQVPDIVLVSDNLGNKITKTVTWDKFTTSNLNSNEDYIVEGTIDGVKNIKAQLNVSVVPEKEGEFLNISKQVTGFDYPAAIASFTNDLDPSSSDRIDKINDGVVDARNKSANKWSNWQRNSTRTSDWVGTIFARGGIIGPEMFDQLKVWFGEDGGTKAPTNFKIQVFEQPITNLPNAAGLAHISESDSNLADDSLWKDVELKETPTIVANNASGTTFNFAKPVKGYALRIKMDIVKGKQGILIYEFQVNRKVPQDNKKGVITTKMISSSVQNQKTPVAIAGFTNDGPGSNDRVQYLNDNIIETDVRGINKWSNWQNQRRAEDWVGVALSEQNSTSVDSLRVFFGVDGGSGLPKEYHIEYFDQPITNLPSGNQVGHINDHRDSNLSDDKLWKEVTLKNKPEPNALPSNDTQGALFEFATPVKATAIRIRMKTPDNKNGIVVREIRAFSTSALVSEAKLLDVKIEGKYVEGISRELNDYYIDDNVNLNEIKIQVSDKAKVTKQINNYSVQFTITSEDLSETNTYRFTKRSLLVRNELIKKYEQLIQTLESRITSNLDITKYSMAKSLVAKFKYLSKLMNTPLEDLKQIILDLDKNTQK; encoded by the coding sequence ATGAAAAAATATAAATCATTAATTATATTAGGTTCATTAGTAAGTTTCGCTTCTATTGCAACTGTTGTTTCTTGTTTTGGACAAAATGGTAATAAATCAACAGATAAAAATGATGAACAAGAATCAAAAGATTCAAAACAGAATAAAGAAACAGAAAGTAAAAATGTAGATTTTATTAATGAATTCTTAAAAAATAAATCTATTTCAGATTTTACTGAAATTAGTAAAAAACCTGAAATATTATCAGAGCTAAAAGATGTTAATTTAAACTTTAATAATGTTGAAATTGTAAATTATGATTATGTAAATAATAAAGTAACTGCTAAATTCACATTTGAAGATTTATTATCTAAAAAAACATTTGATTTTGGCGGTGAAATTAGCGGTTTTAAAGATATTAATTTTGATAATGAAATTCAAGATTTAGAACAAAAAGATGATATTAAAGCTGATAAAAATGACCAAAGAGTTATTAATATAAATAGTAATTGAAAATTTGCTAAAACATCTGATGTTGATTCTGTTGATGTTAAAAAAACAAATTTTGATGACTCACAAATGTTAAGTGTTAATTTACCTCATGACTGATCAATTTATAATGATTTTAGTCCTAATATTTCAAATGAATGAGGTGCGTTAGAAGGTGGAACTGCTTGATATCGTAAAGAATTAGAAGTAAAACCAGAATGGAAAGATAAAGAAATTGAAATTCATTTTGGTGGTGTTTACATGGAATCAGAAGTGTATGTAAACGGCCAATACATCAGTACTTATCCAGCAGGATATCAAGAATTTAATTACAATATAGGTAAATATTTAGACTATTCTAAAGGTGCAAAAAATGTTGTGACAGTTAAAGTTACAAATAAATCAGCATCTTCAAGATGATATTCAGGTTCAGGTATTTATAGAGATGTTGTTTTAAAAGTGACAGATAAACTACATTTAAATACATATGGAACACAAATTATTAATAATGATTTTGATGTAAATAATTTATCAAATGTTACAAGTAAAGCTATTTACACAATATCAAATGATGACTCAAAAACTAGAACATTTTCAATTAAAAAAACAGTTTATAAATTCGGCGATGATAAAACAGAATTATTTAGTAATATAACTGAAAACATTGATATTAATCCAAATACTTCATTAAGTGTTGAAACAGAATTTAATGTTAATAATGTTGAATTATGAGATGTTAAAAACCCTAATTTATACGTATTAAAAACAGAACTAATTGAAAATGTTGGAGGAAAAGAAGTTGTTGTTGATCAAGAAACACAAAGATATGGATATAGAAAAATTGACTGAACTTCAAATGATGGATTTAGTTTAAACGGAAAATGATTAAAATTCCACGGTGTTTCTATGCACCATGATCAAGGTGCTTTAGGTGCTGTAGCAAATTACGATGCTATATACCGTCAAATGAGAATTATGAAAGAAATGGGAGTTAATGCCATTCGTTCAACTCACAACCCAGCTGATCAAAAATTAGTTCAAATCGCGGAAGAATTAGGATTACTATTTATTGATGAAGCATTTGATACTTGATACGGTGGTAAAAAGACAAACGATTACCACAGGTTCTTTGAGCAACAAGCATTACACCCAGATGCAAAACAAGGTGAAACATGAGCAGAATTTGACGTTAAACAAATGGTTCGTTCAAAAATAAATTCTCCTGCAATTATTATGTGATCAATAGGTAACGAAATTGCTGAAGGAACACAAAGTAAAGGTGTAACTGTCGCTTCTAACTTAGTTAAATGAATTAAAGAAGTTGACAAAACTAGATATGTTACATGAGGTTCAGATAGATATCGTTATGGAAATGGACAAGATGCTAATATTGCAGCAGCTTCTAATAAATTGGACGTAGTAGGAATGAACTATTCAGAAGCTAATGCTCCGACATTACATAATATACACCCTAATTGAAAAATATATGGTTCAGAAACTTCATCAGCTGTTCGTTCACGTGGTGTTTGATACGCTCCAAATAGTTATGATAACGAAACACATTCTAACGGATACTATGGTAAACAACAATCAGACTACGGAAACAATAGGGTTGGTTGAGGTAAAACAGCAACAGAATCATGAAAATTTGATAGAGATAACAAATGATATGCTGGTCAATTTATATGAACCGGATTCGACTATATTGGTGAACCAACACCATGATGAGGACAAACTGGTAATGATAAACCTAAATCATCATACTTTGGTATTGTAGATACAGCTGGATTCCCTAAAAATGATTATTACTTATATCAATCACAATGACTTGATGTAAAAGAACATCCGATGGTAAAAATTGCACCGCATCTAAACTTTGATAAAGAACAAATGAGAGGTTTAGTAATAAACCAAGATGGAACTTTAGATTTAAGAGTTTATTCAAACGCTAAAAAAGTAGTTTTAAAAGCTGATGGTAAAGAAATTGCAACTAAAGAATTCCAAACACTACAAACAAATTATACAGATGAAAAAGGTAATCCGGTTAGTTATCAACAAGGTGCAAATGCTAATGAATTATATTTAAAATTCCCTATTAAATATGATGAATTTAAAAACAAAGTAATTACTGCAGAAGCTTATGATTCTGAAAATAATTTAGTTGCAACAGACACAATACAAAAAGCATCAACCCCTGTTAGAATCCAATTAAAACCAGAGAAAAATATTATTTTAGCTAATGGTGATTCATTATCATATGTTCAAGTAACAATTGTAGATGAAAATGGTATTGAAGATCCTAATGCTAACAATTTAATTAATTTCACAATCGAAGGTCAAGGTGAAATAGTTGGGGTTGATAATGGTAATGCTTTAAGTCGTGAAAGATACAAAGCATATGCTGATGGAACTTGAAAGAGACAATTATTTAATGGTAAAGCACTTGTTATTGTTAAGTCAACAAATAAAGCAGGTGAAATCACATTAAGTGCAAACTCAGAAAACTTAGAATCTGGAGAAACTAACATATTAACTGTAGAAACATTACCAAATAGTGATAATATCATTCCACTAGCTTTAGATAAAAGTAAATTGACAGTTAATTTATTCGAACAACCTGATTTAAGTCAAGTTAATATCATTTTATCTAATGGTCAAAAAGTTAATGAAAATATTACTTGAGATACAACTTCATTTGACAATAATAATACAGGTCAATACGTAGTTAAAGCAACATATAAAAATGTTCAGTTTGATCTTAAAGTAGAAGTTATCGATTTATCTACATTATACAGACCAACAAAAACATATCTATCATATATCAAAGGTGAAAAATTAGCTTTACCAGATACTGTTTTAGTTTTAAATAATCAAAATGAATTAGAACACAAAGATGTTGTTTGAAATATTAGTAATTTAAAAGTTGATAAATTAGAAGTTGGTGATGAAATTGAAATAAATGGATATTTAGCTGATAATGAACAAATTTTTGTAAAGGCTTACTTAAATGTCTTACCTACAACAACTAACGAAGTAAATACAGTTAAATCAAATAATAATACTGTAGAAATGGTTTATGTAGGAACAAAATTATTAGAAAACTTTGATAATGATACTAAAGAATATTCAGGAGAATCAGAATATAAAAACGGATATCCTTTAATCAACTTTATTCCAACAGATAAAAACACAAAAACAGAACAATTATTTATTGATATTGATGAATTTAATAGAGAATACATCGCAATAATTACAGCTCAAGACGGAAGTCAAAATATTATTAAATATAAACATCATTTAACATTATCTGAATACAATGATGCACACTTAAACATCCAACCAATAGTAGAAGGACGTGGTAGATACGCAAAAATTGAACTTAAATTACATGATGGTTCAATAGTTCCACAAGAAGAATTAAGTAATATTCAAATTAAAGCAGTTGATCCAGAAGATAATAAATACTTTAGTTCTAAAACAAATGAAGTTTATGCTTCATTAGCTAAAAACTCAATACTTGTTTATGCAGAATTTGTGTACAAAGGTCAAAAAGTTAAAACTCAAACAACTAATTTAATGATTCTTAAATCATCTCAATCTACAAATGTTGAATCATATAGCACATATAATTTAAATGTTTTAAGAGGCGAAGAAATTAATTTACCAAATTATGTTGAAAAAGTATATCAATCAGATAAATTCCCTAGAAGAGAAATTGTTGAATGAGAAAATATTCCTAATTCAAATTCATTAGGTATTTATCAAGTTAAAGGTACATTATTAGATTCAAAAGAAACAGTGTATGCTACAGTATCAGTTTATGACTATGTTAAAGTAGAACCAATTACTGTTAAAACTATTAAAGGATTTGAACCTTACCAAGTGCCTGACATTGTGCTCGTATCAGATAATTTAGGTAATAAAATTACAAAAACAGTTACTTGAGATAAATTTACAACTTCAAACTTAAATTCTAATGAAGATTATATTGTTGAAGGTACAATCGATGGAGTTAAAAACATTAAAGCTCAATTAAATGTCAGTGTTGTTCCTGAAAAAGAAGGTGAATTCTTAAATATTTCTAAACAAGTAACAGGATTTGATTATCCTGCAGCGATTGCAAGTTTCACAAATGATCTTGATCCAAGTTCAAGTGATAGAATTGATAAAATTAATGATGGTGTTGTTGATGCAAGAAATAAATCTGCTAATAAATGATCTAATTGACAAAGAAATTCAACAAGAACTTCTGATTGAGTAGGAACTATATTTGCCCGTGGTGGAATTATAGGACCAGAAATGTTTGATCAACTAAAAGTTTGATTTGGTGAAGATGGCGGTACAAAAGCCCCAACAAACTTCAAAATACAAGTATTTGAACAACCTATAACAAACTTACCAAATGCTGCAGGATTAGCACATATTAGTGAATCAGATAGCAATCTAGCAGACGATTCATTATGAAAAGATGTTGAATTAAAAGAAACTCCAACAATTGTGGCTAATAATGCATCTGGTACAACATTTAACTTTGCTAAACCAGTCAAAGGTTACGCTTTAAGAATTAAAATGGATATCGTTAAAGGAAAACAAGGTATTTTAATTTATGAATTCCAAGTTAACCGTAAAGTTCCACAAGATAACAAAAAAGGTGTAATTACAACAAAAATGATTTCATCAAGCGTTCAGAATCAAAAAACACCAGTTGCAATTGCAGGATTTACAAACGATGGTCCAGGTTCAAATGATAGAGTTCAATATTTAAATGATAATATTATTGAAACTGATGTAAGAGGAATAAACAAATGATCTAACTGACAAAACCAAAGAAGAGCAGAAGATTGAGTGGGTGTTGCTTTATCAGAACAAAACTCAACTAGTGTCGATTCCTTAAGAGTATTCTTTGGTGTAGATGGAGGTTCAGGATTACCAAAAGAATATCATATTGAATACTTTGATCAACCAATTACTAATTTACCAAGCGGAAATCAAGTGGGACACATTAATGATCACAGAGATTCAAACTTATCAGATGATAAATTATGAAAAGAAGTTACATTAAAAAATAAACCTGAGCCAAACGCATTACCTTCAAACGATACTCAAGGTGCTTTATTTGAGTTTGCAACACCAGTTAAAGCTACTGCAATTAGAATAAGAATGAAAACACCTGATAACAAAAACGGTATAGTAGTTAGAGAAATAAGAGCATTTAGCACAAGTGCATTAGTTTCCGAAGCAAAATTACTTGATGTAAAAATTGAAGGTAAATATGTTGAGGGTATTAGTCGTGAACTAAACGATTATTACATTGATGACAACGTAAATTTAAATGAAATTAAGATACAAGTTAGCGATAAAGCTAAAGTAACTAAACAAATTAATAATTATTCAGTTCAATTTACAATAACTTCAGAAGATTTATCTGAAACAAATACATATAGATTTACAAAACGTTCATTACTAGTAAGAAATGAATTAATTAAAAAATATGAACAACTTATACAAACTTTAGAATCAAGAATTACATCTAATTTAGATATTACTAAATATTCAATGGCTAAATCATTAGTTGCTAAATTTAAATATCTATCTAAATTGATGAATACACCGCTAGAAGATTTAAAACAAATTATCTTAGATTTAGATAAAAACACCCAAAAATAA